GCCTTGAGCATGAAAAGCGCCGGCACGAGCACGTAATTCAGATAGTCGACGATGTCGTCCAGACGGGCGCCGTCGAACCACGGAATCAGCTCCTTTACCCGGGCGCCCCGAGCCAGCACGCCGTCGGTGGCGTCGATCGCAAGCGCCAGGAACATCAGCCAGAGAACCGCCTGAAACTTGAGCTGCTCGAGGTAGAGGATGGAGAGCAGAGCGATGACGGCGCCCGAGGCGGTGTAGAGGTGCACCAGCCAGGCGAGAGCAACGCGGCCCATTCAGGGGTTCAGGTAACGGAGGCGGCGAAGCTGGGACGCGCTTTCAAGCGCGCTATCCATGCGAGGGTATTGGTGTTTTTAGGATCGACCTGAATCTGGAGCCGCTCCAGCGCGTCGATGTTGGGCATGAACGCTATGTCCGCCAGGCTGAAAGCGCCTACCAGATATTCGCGGCCCTGGAGCTGGGCTTCGATCCGCTCGAAACACTTTGCGATATCGGCTTTCGCCTGCTCGATCACCCGGGCGTCGCGCTCGGCTTCCGGCTTGCGTATCTCGCGAATGAGCTGGACGCAGTAGGGATTGAAATAGCTGTCCCTCAGATCTTCGAACATTCGGGCCCGGGCTCTCCCTTCCGAGTCCTTCGGCAACAGGGGCGGA
This window of the Candidatus Zixiibacteriota bacterium genome carries:
- a CDS encoding glutathione S-transferase family protein; this translates as MIKLYTFPLSSNSRKVRIALIEKGLEFERINIDLTKREQKSPEYLKIHPFGQVPALDDEGFIVYDSTIINEYLEDEYPYPPLLPKDSEGRARARMFEDLRDSYFNPYCVQLIREIRKPEAERDARVIEQAKADIAKCFERIEAQLQGREYLVGAFSLADIAFMPNIDALERLQIQVDPKNTNTLAWIARLKARPSFAASVT